The following proteins come from a genomic window of Triticum aestivum cultivar Chinese Spring chromosome 6A, IWGSC CS RefSeq v2.1, whole genome shotgun sequence:
- the LOC123132419 gene encoding tubulin beta-3 chain-like, translated as MREILHIQGGQCGNQIGAKFWEVICDEHGIDQTGKYAGDSDLQLERINVYYNEASGGRFVPRAVLMDLEPGTMDSLRSGPYGQIFRPDNFVFGQSGAGNNWAKGHYTEGAELIDSVLDVVRKEAENCDCLQGFQVCHSLGGGTGSGMGTLLISKIREEYPDRMMLTFSVFPSPKVSDTVVEPYNATLSVHQLVENADECMVLDNEALYDICFRTLKLATPTFGDLNHLISATMSGVTCCLRFPGQLNSDLRKLAVNLIPFPRLHFFMVGFAPLTSRGSQQYRALTVPELTQQMWDSKNMMCAADPRHGRYLTASAMFRGKMSTKEVDEQMLNVQNKNSSYFVEWIPNNVKSSVCDIPPTGLSMSSTFVGNSTSIQEMFRRVSEQFTAMFRRKAFLHWYTGEGMDEMEFTEAESNMNDLVAEYQQYQDATADEEEEYDEEEEEEAA; from the exons atgaGGGAGATCCTCCACATCCAGGGCGGCCAGTGCGGCAACCAGATCGGGGCCAAGTTCTGGGAGGTGATCTGCGACGAGCACGGCATCGACCAGACCGGCAAGTACGCCGGCGACTCCGACCTCCAGCTCGAGCGCATCAACGTCTACTACAACGAGGCCAGCGGCGGCCGCTTCGTGCCCCGCGCCGTCCTCATGGACCTCGAGCCGGGCACCATGGACTCCCTCCGCTCGGGGCCCTACGGCCAGATCTTCCGCCCCGACAACTTCGTCTTCGGCCAGTCCGGCGCCGGCAACAACTGGGCCAAGGGCCACTACACCGAGGGCGCCGAGCTCATCGACTCCGTCCTCGACGTCGTCCGCAAGGAGGCCGAGAACTGCGACTGCCTGCAAG GATTCCAAGTCTGCCACTCTCTGGGAGGAGGAACTGGTTCTGGTATGGGTACACTGCTCATCTCCAAGATCAGGGAGGAGTACCCAGATAGGATGATGTTGACATTCTCAGTCTTTCCATCACCAAAGGTGTCCGACACTGTGGTGGAACCTTACAATGCTACACTTTCTGTACACCAACTTGTTGAGAACGCTGATGAGTGCATGGTACTTGACAATGAGGCTCTCTATGACATCTGCTTCCGCACTCTGAAGCTTGCTACACCCACAT TTGGTGATCTGAACCATCTTATATCTGCAACTATGAGTGGTGTCACTTGCTGCCTCCGCTTCCCCGGTCAGCTGAACTCCGACCTCCGGAAACTCGCAGTCAACTTGATCCCGTTCCCTCGCCTCCATTTCTTCATGGTTGGCTTCGCACCACTGACCTCGAGGGGTTCTCAGCAGTACCGTGCCCTCACTGTTCCTGAGTTGACCCAGCAGATGTGGGACTCAAAGAACATGATGTGTGCTGCTGACCCGCGTCACGGCCGGTACCTCACAGCCTCTGCCATGTTCCGTGGGAAGATGAGCACAAAGGAAGTTGATGAGCAGATGCTGAACGTCCAGAACAAGAACTCGTCATACTTTGTTGAGTGGATACCCAACAATGTGAAGTCAAGCGTGTGTGACATCCCTCCCACAGGCCTGTCAATGTCGTCCACCTTTGTTGGCAACTCCACCTCCATCCAGGAGATGTTCCGCCGTGTGAGCGAGCAGTTCACTGCCATGTTCAGGAGGAAGGCTTTCTTGCACTGGTACACCGGTGAGGGCATGGATGAGATGGAGTTCACCGAGGCCGAGAGCAACATGAACGATCTGGTCGCTGAGTACCAGCAGTACCAGGATGCCACAGCCGACGAAGAGGAAGAgtatgacgaggaggaggaagaggaggctgcCTAA